One genomic window of Garra rufa chromosome 2, GarRuf1.0, whole genome shotgun sequence includes the following:
- the LOC141325098 gene encoding G-protein coupled receptor 4-like, whose product MKNQFNVSALTNLSASAVVGNACGIDFSQDAIFLPVLYGMFFVIGTPLNLLALFGLYRLIQSENVLPVYVINLLIADLIQLLTLPLWMDYYASGHYWRFGPRSCQFMGMFFYISIYAGIFFMCIIALERHLAIARPLSFKHLRNLRFARWIALSIWILIAVPPAIAFDKLFPKQENYTLCIEKYPSEGSFITYRLITLLVSFIIPLSFIVGLHRETVRSLMAINSLLSEEKRSIRGLLTLLVAVFVTVLGPYHFIGCVKYVGLLIHSSPCIWEKAVFVPYQVGRGFLSLNSLLDPVFYIFLRRDFRAAAGKYLPCLRRVRSRSYRTEKATSSTLDCD is encoded by the coding sequence ATGAAGAACCAGTTCAATGTTAGTGCCCTCACCAACCTGAGCGCCTCAGCCGTTGTGGGAAATGCTTGCGGGATCGACTTCAGTCAAGACGCCATCTTCCTTCCCGTCCTGTACGGGATGTTCTTTGTCATCGGCACACCTTTAAACCTGTTGGCGCTCTTTGGGCTCTACAGACTCATCCAATCAGAGAATGTTCTACCCGTGTACGTCATCAACCTATTGATCGCAGATCTAATTCAACTCCTGACTTTGCCTTTATGGATGGATTACTATGCTAGCGGACACTACTGGCGCTTCGGGCCCCGGAGCTGTCAGTTCATGGGTATGTTTTTTTACATTAGCATTTACGCGGGCATCTTCTTCATGTGTATCATCGCTCTAGAGCGTCACCTGGCCATTGCCAGGCCTCTCAGTTTCAAGCATCTCCGTAACTTGAGGTTTGCTCGCTGGATAGCACTCAGCATTTGGATTCTAATTGCGGTGCCACCTGCCATCGCGTTCGACAAGCTCTTTCCCAAGCAGGAAAATTACACTCTTTGTATCGAGAAGTATCCCTCCGAGGGCAGTTTTATCACCTACAGGCTGATTACACTGCTTGTGTCCTTCATCATACCCCTGAGCTTCATTGTTGGTCTCCACAGAGAGACCGTCCGCTCGCTGATGGCAATCAACTCGCTTTTATCCGAGGAGAAGAGGAGTATCAGGGGTCTGCTCACCCTACTGGTGGCCGTATTTGTCACGGTGCTGGGGCCCTATCATTTCATCGGCTGTGTGAAGTACGTCGGACTGCTGATACACAGCAGTCCGTGCATTTGGGAAAAGGCTGTGTTTGTGCCCTATCAGGTAGGACGAGGCTTTCTGAGCCTTAACAGCTTGCTGGATCCTGTGTTTTACATCTTTCTCCGCAGAGACTTCCGTGCCGCCGCTGGGAAGTACTTGCCCTGCCTGAGGAGAGTGAGGAGCAGATCGTATCGGACAGAGAAAGCAACAAGCTCCACTCTAGACTGTGATTGA